A region from the Halosolutus gelatinilyticus genome encodes:
- a CDS encoding adenylate kinase family protein yields the protein MRVAVTGTPGTGKTTATELLELRLEADESADAPDLNVIHLNDVLESEELYTEVDADRQSLVADLDAIADWLDGRDDAVIESHLAHHFEADRVAVLRCRPDALEARLRDRGENEAKARENAESEALDVLLAEAVEEHGLESVYEIDTTDRPPALVADELAAVIAGDREPSAGDVDFVGYLQ from the coding sequence GTGAGGGTCGCCGTCACCGGAACCCCGGGAACGGGAAAGACGACAGCGACGGAACTGCTCGAACTCCGACTCGAGGCCGACGAATCGGCGGACGCGCCGGATCTGAACGTGATCCACCTCAACGACGTCCTCGAGTCCGAGGAGCTGTACACCGAGGTCGACGCCGATCGGCAGAGCCTGGTTGCGGATCTCGACGCGATCGCCGACTGGCTCGATGGGCGCGACGACGCCGTGATCGAATCCCACCTGGCGCACCACTTCGAAGCCGATCGGGTCGCCGTCCTGCGCTGTCGGCCCGACGCGCTCGAAGCCCGGCTCCGCGATCGCGGCGAGAACGAAGCCAAGGCTCGCGAGAACGCCGAGAGCGAGGCGCTCGACGTGCTCCTCGCCGAGGCAGTCGAGGAACACGGCCTCGAGTCGGTCTACGAGATCGACACGACCGATCGACCGCCGGCGCTGGTCGCGGACGAACTCGCGGCTGTGATCGCTGGCGATCGGGAACCGAGTGCAGGGGACGTTGACTTCGTGGGGTACCTGCAATGA
- a CDS encoding CDP-alcohol phosphatidyltransferase family protein yields the protein MTLDRLRPYVSGFLDPFVKGFDRVGMSPDGVSVLAFGMAVLAAAAFALGGRAAPVWYAVAAALVFLNGWLDIVDGALAREQQVASAGGDLLDHVLDRYADIIIIGGLAAGIENYLLGFLAVTGVVMTSYLGTQAQAVGLDRVYGGVVGRADRLVIIGVVGFVAYPVTGEYGGLTVIGWLLVFLAAVGHVTALQRFTYAWSALD from the coding sequence ATGACGCTCGACAGGCTTCGTCCGTACGTTTCCGGCTTCCTCGACCCGTTCGTGAAGGGGTTCGATCGGGTCGGCATGTCGCCCGACGGCGTGAGCGTGCTGGCGTTCGGGATGGCGGTGCTGGCCGCCGCAGCGTTCGCGCTCGGCGGTCGCGCGGCTCCGGTCTGGTACGCCGTCGCCGCGGCGCTGGTCTTCCTGAACGGTTGGCTCGACATCGTCGACGGCGCGCTCGCCCGCGAACAGCAGGTCGCCTCCGCCGGCGGCGACTTGCTCGATCACGTCCTCGATCGGTACGCGGACATCATCATCATCGGCGGGCTGGCGGCCGGCATCGAAAACTACCTGCTCGGATTCCTCGCTGTTACCGGGGTCGTCATGACCTCGTATCTCGGCACCCAGGCCCAGGCGGTCGGCCTCGATCGGGTCTACGGCGGCGTCGTCGGGCGCGCCGATCGGCTCGTCATCATCGGCGTCGTCGGCTTCGTGGCCTACCCGGTTACGGGCGAGTACGGCGGTCTCACGGTGATCGGCTGGCTGCTCGTGTTCCTCGCGGCGGTCGGCCACGTGACCGCACTTCAGCGGTTCACCTACGCCTGGTCGGCTCTCGATTGA
- a CDS encoding multiprotein bridging factor aMBF1, with translation MVQCEMCGAETSSPKTIKVEGAKLDVCANCTDFGTEVRQQSSSSTSTKYSTGSGSSSSSSSSSGGSSSGSTAGGSSRSRRQDMFDDMDELATDYDDRVRNAREKKGLSQSDLANELNEKASLIRKIERGDTLPSDRVQSKLERFLDINLSAEGASGDDSEEWSGGSSTGSYTLGDVVKRKD, from the coding sequence ATGGTTCAGTGCGAGATGTGTGGCGCCGAGACGTCGTCCCCGAAGACCATCAAAGTCGAGGGCGCGAAGTTGGACGTGTGTGCGAACTGCACCGACTTCGGCACTGAGGTGAGACAGCAGTCGAGTTCGAGTACGTCGACCAAGTACTCGACCGGATCGGGTTCGTCTTCGTCCTCGAGTTCGAGCAGCGGCGGATCGAGCTCCGGGTCGACGGCCGGCGGGTCGAGCCGATCGCGCCGCCAGGACATGTTCGACGACATGGACGAACTCGCGACCGATTACGACGACCGGGTCCGCAATGCCCGCGAGAAGAAGGGACTCAGCCAGTCCGATCTCGCGAACGAACTCAACGAGAAGGCGAGTCTCATCCGCAAGATCGAGCGCGGCGACACGCTGCCGAGCGATCGCGTGCAGTCGAAACTCGAGCGCTTCCTCGACATCAATCTGAGCGCCGAGGGCGCCAGCGGCGACGATTCCGAGGAGTGGTCGGGCGGCTCCTCGACCGGCAGTTACACGCTCGGCGACGTCGTCAAGCGTAAGGACTGA
- the tpiA gene encoding triose-phosphate isomerase, whose protein sequence is MFVLVNLKTYPCDPVDVAEAVRDVDETTDARLAVAPQAAHLERVAETGAETWAQHVDPIDYGSNTGHTLAETVAEAGATGTLINHSEHRQKLADLDGAVRAARRADLETVVCANNPAQIGAAAALGPDAVAVEPPELIGTGTPVSQADPDVVEDAVEAARNVDRNASVLCGAGISTGDDVVAAADLGAEGVLLASGVAKADDPEAALEDLVAPL, encoded by the coding sequence ATGTTCGTCCTCGTAAACCTCAAGACGTATCCCTGTGATCCCGTCGACGTCGCCGAAGCCGTCCGCGATGTCGACGAAACGACGGACGCCCGGCTGGCCGTCGCCCCGCAGGCGGCGCACCTCGAACGTGTCGCGGAGACGGGCGCGGAGACGTGGGCTCAACACGTCGATCCGATCGACTACGGGAGCAACACCGGGCACACGCTCGCCGAGACCGTCGCGGAGGCGGGTGCGACGGGAACGCTGATCAACCACTCCGAGCACCGCCAGAAGCTGGCCGATCTCGACGGAGCGGTTCGGGCCGCACGGCGCGCGGACCTCGAGACGGTCGTCTGTGCGAACAACCCGGCGCAGATCGGCGCCGCGGCCGCGCTCGGGCCGGACGCCGTCGCCGTCGAACCGCCGGAACTGATCGGGACGGGAACGCCGGTCAGCCAGGCCGATCCCGACGTCGTCGAGGACGCGGTCGAAGCGGCCCGGAACGTCGATCGGAACGCGTCCGTGCTCTGCGGCGCCGGGATCAGCACCGGCGACGACGTCGTCGCGGCGGCCGACCTCGGCGCCGAAGGCGTGCTGCTCGCGAGCGGCGTCGCGAAGGCCGACGACCCCGAAGCGGCGCTCGAAGACCTCGTCGCGCCGCTCTGA
- a CDS encoding toll/interleukin-1 receptor domain-containing protein, whose protein sequence is MTGEQVFVSHAPGDLELVQDLFSTVKNFPIGVHIALEEVESGRSRKRLEGRLANSDVVVAVLTERSANSTWINQETGYALAKGIPVLPLYADPSLRGGFIGEVEGVAIDRENLSFTIFNLLCRLRSELAPLGALSVPNWYIRFPCTIPGCDHPVTLELEQGQTKLWKLHKHGHLLSTPCDVCDATYYFDPATIGFVRREDGGHDGR, encoded by the coding sequence ATGACCGGAGAACAGGTGTTCGTCTCGCACGCCCCGGGCGACCTCGAACTCGTCCAGGACCTGTTCTCGACGGTCAAGAACTTCCCGATCGGCGTCCACATCGCCTTAGAGGAGGTCGAATCGGGCCGCTCGCGGAAACGACTCGAGGGACGGCTGGCCAACAGCGACGTCGTCGTCGCCGTCTTGACGGAGCGATCGGCGAACAGCACGTGGATCAATCAGGAGACCGGCTACGCGCTGGCCAAGGGGATCCCGGTGCTGCCGTTGTACGCCGATCCGTCCCTCCGAGGCGGGTTCATCGGCGAGGTCGAGGGCGTGGCGATCGATCGGGAGAACCTCTCGTTTACCATCTTCAACCTGCTGTGTCGGCTTCGCAGCGAACTCGCGCCGCTGGGGGCGCTCTCAGTTCCGAACTGGTACATCCGATTTCCGTGTACGATTCCCGGCTGCGACCATCCCGTGACGCTCGAACTGGAACAGGGCCAGACGAAACTCTGGAAGCTCCACAAACACGGCCACCTGCTATCGACGCCGTGTGACGTGTGCGACGCGACGTACTACTTCGACCCGGCCACCATCGGATTCGTCCGGCGGGAGGACGGCGGCCACGACGGGCGCTAG
- a CDS encoding J domain-containing protein gives MAVAGNRQAGCEGCGRTVSLDELTTVTMPDGDRVACCPTCAPHARAAANKSRSLDQRRGTCDGCTGEFPEAELREIALNDGLVVACCSSCAASAPDEDGATGGSSAGPNAGGRAGEQNLCNQCHEWVDEELFRVTTIDDRTEHLCTPCTERAEENGIVKDVALRTARARELLGVEEGASDDEIRAAFHEQVKRAHPDRKSGSASAFQLVTDAYDRLRKSD, from the coding sequence ATGGCTGTGGCCGGGAACCGTCAGGCTGGTTGTGAGGGATGCGGCCGAACGGTCTCCCTCGACGAACTGACGACAGTCACGATGCCGGACGGCGATCGGGTGGCTTGCTGTCCGACCTGCGCCCCGCACGCCCGTGCAGCCGCGAACAAGTCCCGCTCGCTCGATCAACGGCGCGGCACCTGCGACGGGTGCACCGGCGAATTTCCCGAAGCCGAACTCCGGGAGATCGCGTTGAACGACGGGCTCGTGGTCGCGTGCTGTTCCTCCTGTGCAGCGTCGGCGCCGGACGAAGACGGCGCGACCGGGGGTTCGTCCGCCGGACCGAACGCCGGCGGCAGAGCCGGCGAGCAGAACCTCTGCAACCAGTGTCACGAGTGGGTCGACGAGGAACTGTTCCGGGTCACGACGATCGACGATCGCACCGAACACCTCTGTACGCCCTGTACGGAACGCGCCGAGGAGAACGGAATCGTCAAAGACGTCGCCCTTCGCACCGCGCGGGCCCGAGAGCTCCTCGGCGTCGAGGAGGGGGCGAGCGACGACGAGATCCGCGCGGCGTTTCACGAACAGGTCAAACGCGCCCATCCGGATCGGAAAAGCGGCAGTGCGTCGGCGTTCCAACTGGTCACAGACGCGTACGACAGACTTCGGAAATCCGACTAG
- a CDS encoding DUF3054 domain-containing protein — translation MDAISRAATRGATADRETLALGAIDVAVVVGFVTVGLLSHDVNPIADPITSLETIAPFALGWLVIAPVAGVYARDVATSAPRTARSVSVAWIAAANVGLILRSSPAFDGGAVWPFNLVMTGFGLLALLGWRLGYATLVRSTS, via the coding sequence ATGGACGCGATATCCCGAGCGGCGACCCGAGGCGCGACCGCCGACCGCGAAACGCTGGCGCTCGGCGCGATCGACGTCGCGGTGGTCGTCGGCTTCGTGACCGTCGGCCTTCTCAGTCACGACGTCAACCCGATCGCCGACCCGATCACATCGCTCGAGACGATCGCCCCGTTCGCGCTCGGCTGGCTCGTGATCGCACCCGTTGCGGGCGTCTACGCTCGCGACGTTGCGACGTCCGCCCCTCGTACTGCTCGTTCGGTGTCGGTGGCGTGGATCGCCGCGGCGAACGTCGGACTGATCCTCCGCTCGTCGCCGGCGTTCGACGGCGGAGCCGTCTGGCCGTTCAATCTCGTCATGACGGGATTCGGCCTGCTCGCGCTCCTCGGGTGGCGCCTCGGGTACGCGACGCTCGTTCGCTCGACGTCCTGA
- a CDS encoding ornithine cyclodeaminase family protein, with product MTDALFLTSDEVTDLAPPAAYVDAVRDGYRQRGNGAPAQPRSKFFNPDPEGMLTGYAAILPETGAMGGYLYTAGFGAEDAWFVTPLFDADSGEPLALLDGASMNPFKTGAAGAVAVDELARDDAETIGIIGTGAQARGQLKTTATVREFAEVRVYSPTPENRESFAVDFDDVLDATVRPVETSADAVVGSDVVITATTSSAPVFDGDELDPGTHVTAMGQYSRDSRELDTTTIERATYVPDLRERATFDAGSFLAALDAGVVTEDHVHAELGEIVAGSKPGRTSDDEITVFDSGGTGIETVAAANMLYERAVDKGLGTEISFAPASEALTG from the coding sequence ATGACCGACGCGCTGTTTCTGACCAGCGACGAGGTTACGGATCTCGCACCGCCTGCGGCGTACGTCGACGCCGTCCGCGACGGCTATCGGCAACGAGGGAACGGTGCGCCCGCACAGCCCCGATCGAAGTTCTTCAATCCCGACCCGGAGGGGATGCTCACCGGGTACGCGGCCATTCTCCCGGAGACAGGGGCGATGGGCGGCTATCTGTACACGGCCGGCTTCGGCGCCGAGGACGCCTGGTTCGTGACGCCCCTGTTCGACGCCGACAGCGGGGAACCGCTCGCCTTGCTCGACGGCGCGAGCATGAATCCGTTCAAGACCGGCGCCGCCGGCGCGGTCGCCGTCGACGAACTCGCCCGCGACGACGCCGAGACGATCGGCATCATCGGAACCGGCGCGCAGGCGCGGGGCCAACTCAAGACGACGGCGACCGTCCGCGAGTTCGCCGAGGTGCGGGTCTACTCGCCCACGCCCGAAAACCGCGAGTCGTTCGCCGTGGACTTCGACGATGTCCTCGACGCGACGGTCCGGCCCGTCGAAACGAGCGCGGACGCCGTGGTCGGCTCTGACGTGGTGATCACGGCGACGACGTCGAGCGCCCCGGTCTTCGACGGTGACGAACTCGATCCCGGTACCCACGTTACCGCGATGGGACAGTACAGCCGCGATTCCCGGGAGCTGGATACGACGACGATCGAGCGGGCGACCTACGTCCCGGACCTCCGGGAGCGGGCGACGTTCGACGCGGGATCGTTCCTCGCCGCGCTCGACGCCGGCGTCGTCACCGAGGACCACGTCCACGCGGAACTGGGCGAGATCGTCGCCGGCTCGAAACCCGGTCGGACGAGCGACGACGAGATCACGGTCTTCGACAGCGGCGGCACCGGGATCGAGACGGTTGCGGCGGCGAACATGCTCTACGAGCGGGCGGTCGACAAAGGTCTCGGAACGGAAATCTCGTTTGCACCGGCGAGCGAGGCGCTGACCGGGTGA
- a CDS encoding zinc ribbon domain-containing protein, which translates to MVAITAVGAYAPRFRITAEAFREAWGQFQAPGVNEKAVPGADEDALTMASEAAVRALDAAGLEGEAITWLGFGTSNPPLEEGDLTARLGAMLAVPDDAPRQVFAGSTRAGTRALRAGTDAIAAEGGRGLIVAADAPRGDPDDAIDHAAGAGAAAFVVAPEGPAEIVDRAEYAAPYPGTRFRQYGARSTEGLEITQYDRQAFTETIAGAVGGLETDPEPDAAAIQAPDGKLPYRAAGAAGVGADEIRACATVHDLGDLGAASVPVSLTRALAEGCASILAVSHGSGAGADAFVLDATADVPTSTALDRGGEDDAALSYAEYLRQRGVVTSGPPSGGGAYVSVPSWRRSLPQRYRLVAGRCVECGALSFPPEGACGECGALADYDPIELAGEGTIEAVTTISQGGAPPEFAEQQAQAGDYAAAIVALGATDEDESAGGERDAVSVPAMGTDAAPETFAVGDRVETTIRRIYTQEGVTRYGFKIRPAGD; encoded by the coding sequence ATGGTCGCGATCACCGCCGTCGGCGCGTACGCGCCGCGCTTCCGGATCACCGCCGAGGCGTTCCGGGAAGCGTGGGGACAGTTTCAGGCCCCCGGCGTGAACGAGAAGGCGGTTCCGGGAGCCGACGAGGATGCCCTCACTATGGCGTCCGAGGCCGCCGTTAGAGCGCTGGACGCCGCCGGACTGGAAGGCGAGGCGATCACCTGGCTCGGCTTCGGGACTTCGAATCCGCCGCTCGAGGAGGGGGACCTGACGGCGCGACTCGGCGCGATGCTCGCCGTGCCCGACGACGCGCCCCGACAGGTCTTCGCCGGCAGCACGCGGGCCGGAACCCGGGCGCTTCGAGCGGGAACGGACGCGATCGCGGCCGAAGGCGGCCGAGGGTTGATCGTCGCCGCCGACGCGCCGCGGGGCGACCCCGACGACGCGATCGACCACGCCGCCGGCGCCGGGGCCGCGGCGTTCGTCGTCGCGCCGGAGGGACCGGCCGAAATCGTCGATCGGGCCGAGTACGCGGCTCCCTATCCCGGCACCAGGTTCCGCCAGTACGGGGCCCGGTCGACTGAGGGGCTCGAGATCACGCAGTACGATCGGCAGGCGTTCACCGAGACGATCGCCGGGGCCGTCGGTGGCCTCGAAACCGATCCGGAGCCCGACGCGGCGGCGATCCAGGCGCCCGACGGCAAACTTCCGTACCGGGCGGCGGGCGCGGCCGGCGTCGGCGCCGACGAGATCCGAGCATGCGCGACGGTCCACGACCTCGGCGACCTCGGCGCCGCAAGCGTCCCGGTGAGCCTCACTCGCGCGCTGGCCGAGGGGTGCGCGTCGATCCTCGCGGTCTCCCACGGAAGCGGCGCGGGCGCCGACGCCTTCGTGCTGGACGCGACCGCCGACGTGCCGACGAGTACCGCGCTCGATCGCGGCGGGGAGGACGACGCGGCGCTCTCGTACGCCGAGTACCTCCGCCAACGGGGCGTTGTCACCTCCGGCCCGCCGTCGGGGGGAGGGGCGTACGTCAGCGTCCCCTCCTGGCGCCGATCACTCCCCCAGCGGTACCGGCTGGTCGCGGGCCGCTGCGTCGAGTGCGGCGCGCTCTCGTTCCCGCCGGAAGGGGCCTGCGGGGAGTGCGGCGCACTGGCCGACTACGACCCGATCGAACTCGCGGGCGAGGGAACGATCGAGGCGGTTACCACGATCTCGCAGGGCGGCGCTCCCCCCGAATTCGCCGAACAGCAGGCGCAGGCCGGCGATTACGCGGCCGCGATCGTCGCGCTCGGAGCGACGGATGAAGACGAATCCGCAGGCGGGGAGCGCGACGCCGTCAGCGTCCCCGCGATGGGAACCGACGCCGCGCCCGAGACGTTCGCCGTCGGCGATCGGGTCGAGACGACGATCCGCCGGATCTACACGCAAGAGGGCGTCACGCGGTACGGGTTCAAGATACGACCGGCGGGCGACTGA
- a CDS encoding thiolase domain-containing protein: protein MRDAYLIGAGQSDYGAFPSESYRSLFRTAVEAAVESVPKGIVVDEIDEAFVGTLGVGGRQLGLSGPAVTEYAGLDGVPCTRVENACAASGFAVRQAVQAIKSGMADVVLAGGFEVMSDASSDATKYWLGVSGETEWERLSGTTFSGVYAQMASAHMAEYDTTREHLSRVAVKNHANGAKNPHAQLGFECSLEDAQSAPVVADPLNLYHCCPTSDGAACALVVGEDVVDEFTDDPIRIAGVGAGSDAVGLFQRDSYVGIPASRRAAEAAYGMADVGPDDLDFAEVHDCFAIAELLAYEDLGFCERGESGRLIESGATELGGDLPVNTSGGLKSKGHPIGATGAGQVVEAFKQLSGEAGDRQVENARRGLTHNVGGSGGAAVVHVFEREDAEASA from the coding sequence ATGCGAGACGCGTATCTGATCGGCGCGGGGCAGTCCGACTACGGCGCCTTCCCATCGGAGAGCTACCGATCGCTGTTCCGGACGGCCGTCGAAGCGGCCGTCGAGAGCGTTCCGAAGGGGATCGTCGTGGACGAGATCGACGAAGCGTTCGTCGGTACCCTGGGCGTCGGCGGTCGACAGCTCGGGCTGTCGGGACCCGCGGTGACCGAGTACGCGGGTCTCGACGGGGTTCCCTGCACGCGGGTCGAAAACGCCTGCGCTGCGAGCGGATTCGCGGTCCGACAGGCCGTCCAGGCGATCAAATCCGGGATGGCGGACGTCGTCCTCGCCGGCGGCTTCGAGGTCATGTCCGACGCGAGTTCGGACGCGACGAAGTACTGGCTCGGCGTCTCCGGCGAGACCGAGTGGGAACGCCTCTCGGGAACCACCTTCTCCGGCGTCTACGCCCAGATGGCGTCGGCCCACATGGCCGAGTACGACACCACGCGCGAACACCTTTCTCGGGTCGCCGTGAAGAACCACGCAAACGGCGCGAAAAACCCCCACGCCCAGCTGGGTTTCGAGTGCTCGCTCGAGGACGCCCAGTCGGCGCCCGTCGTCGCCGACCCGTTGAACCTCTATCACTGCTGTCCGACCTCCGACGGGGCCGCCTGCGCCCTCGTCGTCGGCGAAGACGTCGTCGACGAGTTCACCGACGACCCGATCCGTATCGCCGGCGTCGGCGCCGGCAGCGACGCCGTCGGACTCTTTCAACGGGATTCCTACGTGGGGATTCCCGCGAGTCGGCGGGCGGCCGAGGCGGCGTACGGGATGGCCGACGTCGGCCCCGACGACCTCGACTTCGCCGAAGTTCACGACTGCTTTGCGATCGCCGAGCTGCTGGCCTACGAGGATCTCGGCTTCTGTGAGCGCGGCGAGTCCGGACGGTTGATCGAGTCCGGCGCGACCGAACTCGGCGGCGACCTTCCCGTCAACACCTCCGGCGGCCTCAAGTCGAAGGGGCACCCGATCGGGGCGACCGGCGCGGGACAGGTCGTAGAGGCGTTCAAACAGCTCTCCGGCGAGGCGGGCGATCGGCAGGTCGAGAACGCGAGGCGCGGGCTCACGCACAACGTCGGCGGGAGCGGTGGCGCCGCGGTCGTCCACGTATTCGAACGCGAGGACGCGGAGGCGAGCGCCTGA
- a CDS encoding DHH family phosphoesterase yields the protein MSRAAELASLLANADSLVIVCHDNPDPDCLASAIALETIADQQAVDDVTIAYGGEISHQQNRAFVRMLDIDLRELAETAVEEYDLLAFVDHSQPGANTELDGSIRPDIVVDHHPGPLIDAAYADVRSEYGATATIFIEYLDDLDVEWTTRLASALLFALHRERLDFLREPTRREYEAALAVYPYADLETLEQLYGSAFTPETIDAIGRAIASRERQNTSLVASVGTTTETDALPQAADYLLNLEGVDTVLAYGVVDGAIRLSARSIDPNVHIGETLRDGYDELGSVGGHHDMAGGRLELDRVADFGDDDDLLETLDDRLPRRFFDAIHDGE from the coding sequence ATGTCTCGTGCAGCCGAGTTGGCCTCCCTACTCGCGAACGCCGACTCGCTGGTCATCGTCTGCCACGACAACCCGGATCCCGACTGTCTCGCCAGCGCGATCGCCCTCGAGACGATCGCCGATCAGCAGGCCGTCGACGACGTGACGATCGCCTACGGCGGGGAGATCTCCCACCAGCAAAACCGGGCGTTCGTTCGGATGCTCGACATCGACCTCCGGGAACTGGCCGAAACCGCGGTCGAGGAGTACGACTTGCTCGCGTTCGTCGATCACTCGCAACCGGGGGCCAACACGGAACTCGACGGGTCGATCCGCCCCGACATCGTCGTCGATCACCATCCGGGGCCGCTGATCGACGCCGCCTACGCGGACGTCCGATCCGAGTACGGGGCGACAGCGACGATCTTCATCGAGTACCTGGACGACCTCGACGTCGAGTGGACCACGCGGCTGGCCTCGGCGCTGCTGTTCGCGCTCCACCGGGAGCGACTCGACTTCCTCCGCGAGCCGACCCGGCGCGAGTACGAGGCCGCGCTCGCCGTCTACCCGTACGCCGACCTCGAAACCCTCGAACAGCTGTACGGGAGCGCGTTCACGCCGGAGACGATCGACGCGATCGGCCGGGCGATCGCGAGCCGCGAGCGGCAAAACACCTCCCTGGTAGCCAGCGTTGGCACGACCACCGAAACCGACGCGCTCCCGCAGGCGGCGGACTACCTGCTCAACCTCGAGGGGGTCGATACGGTCCTCGCCTACGGCGTCGTCGACGGCGCGATCCGGCTGAGCGCACGCTCGATCGATCCGAACGTCCACATCGGCGAGACGCTCCGCGACGGCTACGACGAACTAGGCTCCGTCGGCGGCCACCACGACATGGCCGGCGGCCGACTCGAACTCGACCGCGTTGCCGACTTCGGGGACGACGACGACCTACTGGAGACCCTCGACGATCGACTCCCTCGTCGGTTCTTCGACGCCATTCACGACGGCGAGTAG
- a CDS encoding Hsp20/alpha crystallin family protein, translating into MADRSSPFDGIEELLDRLNRQFETAARSWDRDVESRGRFDLSMGDAATSVDLADEGDEFVAVVDVPGYEHDDIDLHLAGDQLAIEGERDQEVEESEDRFIRRERTSQSFSRRLQLPEPVDADGASATLNNGVLTITLPKLEPGDDSQSIDIE; encoded by the coding sequence ATGGCAGATCGATCCAGCCCGTTCGACGGGATCGAAGAGTTGCTCGATCGACTGAACCGACAGTTCGAAACCGCGGCCCGATCGTGGGATCGAGACGTCGAGAGTCGGGGTCGGTTCGACCTCTCGATGGGAGACGCCGCGACGAGCGTGGACCTCGCGGACGAGGGCGATGAGTTCGTCGCCGTCGTCGACGTCCCCGGCTACGAGCACGACGACATCGACCTCCACCTCGCGGGGGATCAACTCGCGATCGAGGGAGAGCGCGATCAGGAGGTCGAAGAGAGCGAAGATCGGTTCATCCGCCGCGAACGGACGTCCCAGTCGTTCAGTCGCCGGCTGCAGCTTCCGGAGCCGGTCGACGCCGACGGTGCGAGCGCGACGCTCAACAACGGCGTGCTGACGATCACGTTGCCGAAGCTCGAACCCGGCGACGATTCGCAGTCGATCGACATCGAGTGA
- a CDS encoding type 1 glutamine amidotransferase domain-containing protein: MTRALFIVSEEGYWGEECVEPLETLSDAGIEITVATPSGSEPVIDERSLDPEQVGKETAEHVRDVHETDDRLNDPIPTARADAGEYDAVVYPGGHGTEWDVNQDSHARRILRDTVEGHEGTALVVCHAVGILAFTRGSDGELIASGRDVTGFPNEWEADIVDEDDRMPSGRKLPYWVENEVRAVGANWDAELDRNESVTVDGDLITGRGPESSSAAARTLLDELGV, translated from the coding sequence ATGACGCGCGCGCTATTCATCGTCAGCGAAGAAGGGTACTGGGGCGAGGAGTGCGTCGAACCGCTCGAGACCCTGTCCGACGCCGGGATCGAGATCACCGTCGCGACGCCGTCCGGCAGCGAACCCGTGATCGACGAGCGATCGCTCGATCCCGAGCAGGTCGGCAAGGAGACCGCCGAACACGTCCGCGATGTCCACGAGACGGACGATCGGCTGAACGACCCGATCCCGACGGCGCGAGCGGACGCCGGCGAGTACGACGCCGTCGTCTATCCCGGTGGCCACGGCACCGAGTGGGACGTCAATCAGGACAGCCACGCCCGCCGAATCCTCCGCGACACGGTCGAGGGACACGAGGGCACGGCGCTCGTGGTCTGTCACGCGGTCGGCATCCTCGCGTTCACCCGCGGCAGCGACGGGGAACTCATCGCCAGCGGGCGCGACGTCACCGGCTTCCCGAACGAGTGGGAGGCGGACATCGTCGACGAGGACGATCGGATGCCAAGCGGCCGGAAGCTCCCTTACTGGGTCGAAAACGAGGTGAGAGCCGTCGGCGCCAACTGGGACGCCGAACTCGACCGAAACGAGAGCGTCACCGTCGACGGCGATCTCATCACCGGCCGCGGCCCCGAATCTTCGAGCGCCGCGGCGCGGACGCTACTCGACGAACTCGGCGTCTGA